From the Fusobacterium ulcerans ATCC 49185 genome, the window GCTAAAATAGCTATTCTAGCAGTAGATGCATCTAGTACAGTTCCTGCACCTATAACTAATTCATCAGAAGTAAACTGTTCTTTAAGAGCTTTTATTACTTCAGTTGCTCCTGGTACAGTATATGTAACTTCTACTGCTGGAATTCCCCCTTCTACACATGCTTTAGAAATTCTGATTCCTTCTTCTATAGTTTCACTTCTTACTACTGCTACTATTCCTATATCAGTTATTTTTTTTAAAATTTTACTTTTTTTCAACATGACTTTCCTCCTAAAATATTTTATTTTGATTTATATTGAAATGTTTTGTTATACTTTGTCCATATTTTATTTATACTTTAAAAAAATTAAAAATTCAATCATAATATCTTTGAAAAAATTCCATATATGAAATTAAAAAGAAAAGATAAAAAACTTTAAGGTATTAAAAATGCTGAAAGTAAGAAAAATGAAAAAATATTTTCTGTTTTATAGTTTCATATATGGAATTTTTTTATACATATTTTTTTGAAATCATCTCTTTCCCCTACTAAAACTATGAAAATATTTAAGATATTAAAGGGGGGATTAAAAATGTTTGAATTATTTTCTACTAAAATTCTGACTGTTCTCTTATTTTTTACTATCATCTAGAAAATCATAAATATATTTTGCACAGATTTGATACTATTTTCTTTATTCCTCTTTAATCTTTCATCTTTTTATTTTTATAAAATGTTCTATTTTAGAAAAAATAAATCTATTATAAATCTAAAAGCAAAAAATATATTGACTTTTACATAAAAAAATTATATCATTAAAAAATACTAGTATACAAGTTTGGGCGTATAGTATAAATAAAAAAATTAAATTTTAAAGATTATAATCAATTGATTGCTATCAAGGAGGAAGTTATGCAAGATTTTATGAATGAAGATTTTTTATTAAAAAACAATATCAGTAGAGAACTATACCATGAGTATGCTTCAAAGATGCCTATTTTCGACTATCATTGTCATTTAAGTACTCAAGAAATAGCTGAAAATAAAAGCTATAACAATCTTACTCAAATATGGTTATATGGAGATCATTATAAATGGAGAGCTATGCGTTCTAATGGAGTGGATGAAAAATATATCACAGGAGATGGAAGTGACTATGAAAAGTTTTTAGCTTTTGCTGAAACTATGGAATATGCCTATGGAAATCCTCTTTTTCATTGGTCTCATCTTGAACTGAAAAGGTTCTTTGGAATAGAGGAAGTCCTAAATAGAAAAAATGCAAAAATTATTTGGGATAAAGCTAATAATCTTCTTCAATCAGAAAATTTTAAAGCTAAAGCTCTTATCAAAAATTCTAATGTAAAGGCTCTCTGTACTACAGATGATCCTATAGATTCATTGGAATATCATGAAAAAGTAACTCAAGACAAAGAATTTGATGTAAAAATTCTCCCTACATTTAGACCTGATAAAGCTCTTTTTATAGAAAAATCTACTTTTCTTGAATGGCTATCTGTTTTAGAAAAAGTGATTGATATGAAAATAAATACTTTTAAAAATTTAATAGATGCTTTATCCAAAAGAGTTGCATTTTTTGTTTCTAAAGGTTGTGTAGTTAGCGATCACAGTATTGAAGAACCTTTTTTTAGATTAGGAAGTTCTGAAGAAGTAGAAAATATATTTATTAAAACACTTTCTGGAAAAAAGCTAACTAAAGAAGAAATAGAAATCTATAAAACTTCATTATTTATAGAATTAGGAAAAATCTATAACTCACATAATTTAGGAATGCAGATACATCTTGGAGCCTTAAGAAATAATAATTCAAGAATGTATAACAAACTTGGAGGAGATGTTGGTTTTGACTCAATTGGAGACTATAGCTATGCCAAATCTATCTC encodes:
- the uxaC gene encoding glucuronate isomerase, producing the protein MQDFMNEDFLLKNNISRELYHEYASKMPIFDYHCHLSTQEIAENKSYNNLTQIWLYGDHYKWRAMRSNGVDEKYITGDGSDYEKFLAFAETMEYAYGNPLFHWSHLELKRFFGIEEVLNRKNAKIIWDKANNLLQSENFKAKALIKNSNVKALCTTDDPIDSLEYHEKVTQDKEFDVKILPTFRPDKALFIEKSTFLEWLSVLEKVIDMKINTFKNLIDALSKRVAFFVSKGCVVSDHSIEEPFFRLGSSEEVENIFIKTLSGKKLTKEEIEIYKTSLFIELGKIYNSHNLGMQIHLGALRNNNSRMYNKLGGDVGFDSIGDYSYAKSISNLLNELDKIEQLPKTILYCLSPNDNEMLGTMIGNFQDGKIPGKIQFGAGWWFNDQKDGMIKQMTALANLGLLRRFLGMLTDSRSFLSYTRHEYFRRIMCNMIGTWVEEGEIPYDKDILKSMIEEICFNNAKNYFDLDI